One segment of Pelecanus crispus isolate bPelCri1 chromosome 2, bPelCri1.pri, whole genome shotgun sequence DNA contains the following:
- the LOC104025067 gene encoding histamine H3 receptor — MQISSQTELTWIRNMQNSTAEAPHTAGTCNETLSTSSPSSEFPPGMLVLLAFLMVLLALVTVLGNALVILAFIMDRNLRHRSNYYFLNLAISDFAVGVFCMPLYIPYALTGTWHLGRGLCKLWLVADYLLCTTSVFSIVLISYDRFLSVTKAVSYRAQQGITSNPVVKMVAIWVFALLLYGPAILFWEHVAGCSVVAAGQCYAEFFSNWYFLLCASTLEFFVPLLSVTYFNVHIFHNIQKHQRHGSTQDCEPPRRSSLSWMFCLLPRPGSSSPPLEAEDSVSSLMRSWRPAATPNCPSPTQTSSMALKKDFSVSFRSRTGSKLQRDKRRAKSLAIIVCVFGICWAPYTLLMIIRGACQGKCIHYSLYEITFWLLWLNSSLNPFLYPLCHVKFRMAFMKILCPKKFATLRSRNTSSF, encoded by the exons ATGCAAATTTCTTCCCAGACTGAACTGACCTGGATACGCAACATGCAGAACAGCACAGCCGAAGCTCCACATACGGCTGGAACGTGTAATGAGACTTTGTCCACATCATCACCGAGCTCCGAGTTTCCACCGGGCATGTTGGTGCTGCTGGCTTTCCTCATGGTGTTGCTAGCTCTGGTCACCGTCCTTGGAAATGCCCTGGTGATCCTTGCTTTCATCATGGACAGGAACCTCAGGCATCGGAGTAACTATTACTTTCTCAATCTTGCTATTTCTGACTTTGCAGTAG GTGTGTTCTGTATGCCTTTGTACATCCCTTATGCCCTGACAGGGACGTGGCACTTGGGAAGAGGCCTGTGCAAGCTCTGGCTAGTTGCGGACTATCTCCTGTGCACAACTTCAGTGTTCAGCATCGTCCTTATCAGCTACGACCGTTTCCTGTCAGTTACAAAAGCT GTATCTTACAGAGCCCAGCAGGGAATAACGTCCAACCCTGTCGTCAAGATGGTGGCCATCTGGGTCTTTGCTTTACTCCTCTACGGCCCAGCAATCCTCTTCTGGGAGCACGTGGCTGGATGCAGCGTGGTAGCAGCGGGTCAGTGCTACGCCGAGTTCTTCAGCAACTGGTACTTCCTCCTGTGTGCATCCACCTTGGAGTTCTTTGTGCCGCTGCTCTCGGTGACCTACTTCAATGTGCACATCTTCCACAACATCCAGAAGCACCAGCGGCATGGCAGCACGCAGGACTGTGAGCCTCCAAGGAGAAGCAGCCTGTCCTGGATGTTTTGCCTCTTGCCAAGGCCGGGATCATCTTCTCCTCCATTGGAAGCAGAGGACAGCGTTTCATCATTAATGAGGTCATGGAGACCAGCAGCGACGCCTAACTGTCCATCTCCAACACAAACCAGCTCCATGGCCCTCAAAAAggacttttctgtttctttccgTTCAAGGACTGGGTCAAAATTGCAGCGGGACAAGAGAAGAGCGAAGTCACTTGCCATAATTGTGTGTGTCTTTGGCATTTGCTGGGCCCCATATACTTTACTAATGATTATTCGTGGAGCCTGCCAAGGAAAGTGCATCCATTACTCCTTGTATGAAATAACCTTTTGGCTTTTGTGGCTCAATTCCTCTCTGAATCCATTTCTCTACCCTCTCTGTCATGTTAAGTTTCGAATGGctttcatgaaaatattatGTCCCAAAAAGTTTGCAACATTGAGATCACGTAACACATCTTCTTTTTAG
- the LOC104025817 gene encoding histamine H3 receptor — MQNSMAEAPHTAGMCNETLSTSSPSSEFPPGMLVLLAFLMVLLALVTILGNALVILAFIMDRNLRHRSNYYFLNLAISDFAVGAFCMPLYIPYSLTGKWHLGRGICKLWLTMDYILCTASVFNIVLISYDRFLSVTKAVSYRAQQGITSNPLIKMVAIWVFAFLLYGPAILLWEHVAGCSVVAVGQCYAEFFSNWYFLLCASTLEFFVPLLSVTYFNVHIFHNIERRQRHGSTQDCEPPRRSSLSWRFCPLLRQGMFSPPLEAEDSLSSSMKPKKESLVTESSSRSRGNSVTPENDFSVSFCAATRSKLQQDKKIAKSLAIIVCAFAICWAPYTLLMIIRGACQGKCIHNSLYEITFWLLWLNSSLNPFLYPLCHVKFRMAFMKILCPKKFAALRSGSL, encoded by the exons ATGCAGAACAGCATGGCCGAAGCTCCACATACGGCTGGAATGTGTAATGAGACTTTGTCCACATCATCACCGAGCTCCGAGTTTCCACCGGGCATGTTGGTGCTGCTGGCTTTCCTCATGGTGTTGCTAGCTCTGgtcaccatccttggaaatGCCCTGGTGATCCTTGCTTTCATCATGGACAGGAACCTCAGGCATCGGAGTAACTATTACTTTCTCAATCTTGCTATTTCTGACTTTGCAGTAG GTGCATTCTGCATGCCTCTCTACATCCCTTACAGCCTGACGGGGAAATGGCACTTGGGAAGAGGCATCTGCAAGCTCTGGCTAACTATGGACTATATCCTATGCACAGCTTCGGTATTTAACATTGTTCTTATCAGCTACGACCGTTTCCTGTCAGTTACTAAAGCG GTATCTTACAGAGCCCAGCAGGGAATAACATCCAACCCTCTCATCAAGATGGTGGCCATCTGGGTCTTCGCTTTCCTCCTCTACGGCCCAGCAATCCTCCTCTGGGAGCACGTGGCCGGATGCAGCGTGGTAGCAGTGGGTCAGTGCTACGCCGAGTTCTTCAGCAACTGGTACTTCCTCCTGTGCGCATCTACCCTGGAGTTCTTTGTGCCGCTGCTCTCGGTGACCTACTTCAATGTGCACATCTTCCACAACATCGAGAGGCGTCAGCGGCATGGCAGCACGCAGGACTGCGAGCCTCCAAGGAGAAGCAGCCTGTCCTGGAGATTTTGCCCCTTGCTGAGGCAAGGCATGTTTTCTCCTCCATTGGAAGCAGAGGACAGTCTTTCTTCCTCCATGAAGCCAAAGAAAGAGTCTTTGGTAACTGAGAGCTCATCTCGATCCAGAGGCAATTCTGTAACCCCAGAAAAtgacttctctgtttctttctgtgcagcAACCAGGTCAAAACTGCAGCAGGACAAGAAAATAGCAAAGTCACTTGCCATAATTGTGTGTGCCTTTGCTATTTGCTGGGCCCCATACACTTTACTAATGATTATTCGTGGAGCCTGCCAAGGAAAGTGCATCCATAACTCCTTGTATGAAATAACCTTTTGGCTTTTGTGGCTCAATTCTTCTCTGAATCCATTTCTCTACCCTCTCTGTCATGTTAAGTTTCGAATGGctttcatgaaaatattatGTCCCAAAAAATTTGCAGCATTGAGATCAGGCTCTTTGTag